The genomic window TATTCTCCCCATAGCTGACACAACTACAACTGGTGAATAACCAGCTTCTTTAGCTTTAGCTATTTTTTCAACTACAGCTAACCTTCGTTCATGAGTCGAAACAGATGTTCCACCAAATTTTTGTACTAGAATTTTCATGTTATTCCTCCAAGTCACTTTATTTATTAACTCTTTTTAATTCTGATTCTTCAACATCTACTATTATAGTTCTTGCACCAATTTTATTTACATATTCCCAAGGTATTTCTAAGATTTCAGAATTAGAAAAAAAGTTAAAATGGGATTTACCGTTGTTTATTATTAAAAATTTCATTTCTCCATTTTCATCGATTATTATATCATTATTTGAAAGATAATTATATCTCTCTCCATTATTTATATTAATTATTTCATAATTTTCAATCTCACTATAAAACTTACTATTATTAAATTCCAAGTACATTTCCTCCTCTACTATATATTTATGATATATAGTATGATATATAGTAGAGGTATATTACTATATATTTATACTTTTATAATTTTCAAATGCTACTTTATCTTTTTCTAATAGATTTAGTATTAACTCCTCATCAAAATTTTGACCTACAAAAGCTGAGTTTTGTATTCCAAGCTTAAAGGTACTATCCATCACTCTTCGTAAATCTTCTTTATTTATAGAATCAATCTTATTCATTATATCTTCTGGTGTAATAATTTTATTTAAAAACAATGCTATTCTTCCGTTTCTAAACATTCTACTACTAGTACTTTCTAATCCTAAAATAAAATTGCCTTTTATCTGTTCTTTTAGCTTTAGTAATTTATCATCAGTAATTTCTGTTTTAGAAAAATTAATTAATTCTTCTTTTATGTAATTTATTGCATCAACAGCATATACAGGATTTAGACTAGTATATATAGTAGTCATTCCACAATTAATATAAGGAGACAAATATGAATATATAGAATAACACATACCTAAATCTTCCCTTATTTTTTGGAATAGTCTTGATGATGCTCCTCCACCTAAAATAGTGTTTAATATCATCATAGGATAAATATCATCATTTCCTGTTTCTATACCATTTAATCCTAAACCTATATGAAGTTGTTCTATTTTTTTATTTTGAAATAAATTGTAATTTAAAATTTGTGGTAATGAATAATTTGTGATTTTTTTATTATTACTATTCCATTCTCCAAAAAAATTTTCTATTATTTTATGTATATTATCTTCATCAAAATTACCACATATGGATATTACAGAATTTTCCGGTATATAATATGATTTTACATACTCTAAAAGCATTTCTCTCGTAAAAGAACTTACAGTTTGCTCATTCCCAAGGATAGGTAGCGCAACTGAATCTTTACCAAAAGCAGCATACGAGTGTAAATCTATTAGAACATCTTCTGGATCATCTTTGCTCATATTTATTTCTTCTATTACTACCTTTTTCTCTTTTTCAATATCTTCTACAGAAAATTTACTATTAAACAACATATCGGATAACAACTCTAATCCAAGTTCTAAATGAGAGTTTAATACTTTTATATAAAAACAAGTGGCTTCCTTTCCTGTAAAGGCATTTATCTGTCCTCCTAAATTTTCAACAACCTCAACTATTTCTTTAGCATTTCTACTTTCCGTACCTTTGAAAAACATATGTTCTATAAAATGTGAAATACCATTATTTTTATAATTTTCATTTCTTGAACCATTTTCAATCCAAATACCTACAGTCGCAGAACTTACATAATTTATTTTTTCAATTATAATTCTTAAACCATTCTCTAATTTAAATAACTTATACATACACCCTCCTGTTATATAAGCTAAAATTATAAAATAAAAAGGCATTTTAATGCCCTTCTACTTATCGTTTAATCATATTTTAGTTATTTTGCTCTTCTGTATCTTTTGTTGAGTCTTGAATAGCATCTTTTCTTGAAAGGTTTATTCTACCCATTTGATCTATATCAGTAACTTTAACTAATATTTCATCTCCAACGGATACAACATCTTCAACTTTATTTACACGTTTAACATCTAGTTTAGATATATGAACTAATCCTTCTTTACCAGGTAATATTTCTACAAAAGCTCCGAAGTTTGATACTTTAGTAACTCTACCTAAGTAAACTTCTCCAGCAACAACTTCTTTTGCATAGCTTTCAATTAACTCTAAAGCTCTTTTGCCTGATGGATAATCTTCTGCTGTTACAAAAACAGAACCGTCATCTTTGATATCTATCTTAACACCAGTTTCATCAATAATCTTATTGATAGTTTTACCACCACCACCGATTACATCCTTTATCTTGTCAGGGTTAATTCTTATTGTAAATACTTTTGGAGCATAAGCAGATACTTCTTTTCTCGGTTCTGGTATACAGTCATTAATAACATCTAGTATTTGAAGTCTTGCTTCTCTAGCGTCATTTATAGCATTTCTTATACATTCTTCAGATAAACCAGCTATTTTTGTATCAACTTGTATAGCTGTAATACCTTCTTTTGTTCCTGCTACTTTAAAATCCATATCTCCAAAGAAATCTTCAAGTCCTTGTATATCTGTAAGTATTACTTCATCCTTAAGGTCTTGGCTTGTAACTAATCCCATAGCAATACCTGCTGCTGGTCTTATAATTGGAACACCTGCATCAAGTAAAGCAAGAGTACTTGCGCAAACACTAGCTTGAGAAGTTGAACCATTGGAACTTAAAACCTCTGAAACTAATCTTATAGCATATGGGAACTTATCCTCACTAGGGATTAAAGGTTCTAATGCTTTTTCTGCTAATGCACCATGTCCTATCTCCCTTCTGTTTGGACCTCTTAATGGCTTAACTTCGCCAACACTGTAAGATGGGAAATTATAGTGATGCATATATCTCTTAGATGTTTCTTCTCCAATACCATCTAATATTTGCACTTCACTAATAGCACCTAAAGTTGCTACTGTCATAACTTGAGTTAGACCTCTTGTGAATACTCCACTTCCATGAGTTCTAGGCAATATACCAACTTCAGATGATAAAGGTCTTACTTTCTTGAAACCTCTTCCATCTGGTCTTCTTTCTTCATTTAAAATCATATTTCTTACTACATATTTTTGAGTAGTATACACTACTTCATTTATATCTGCAGCATTATCTGGGTATTTTTCTGCAAACTCTTCGTTTATCTTCTCTTTCACTTTATCTATAGCTGCGTTTCTTTCATCTTTATCTGTAATATACATGGCTTCCTTTATCATATCAAAAGCAAATTCTTTAACCTCTTTTTCGATATTTTCATCTACCTTGTATAATTCAGCCTCAGCTTTTGTTTTGCCATACTGCTTCATAACCTCTTCTTGGAATTTAGCTATTTTTTTACATTCTTCAAATCCAAACATTATAGCATCACACATTACATCTTCAGGAATTTCAGATCCACCTGCTTCTATCATCATAACTCTTTCTTGAGTTGCGCAAACAGTTAAATCAAGAGTGCTTTCTTCTCTTTGTTTTGATGTAGGATTTATTACAAACTCTCCATTTAATAATCCAACAGATACAGTACCTACTGGAGTTGTAAATGGTATGC from Clostridium sp. MB40-C1 includes these protein-coding regions:
- a CDS encoding pitrilysin family protein yields the protein MYKLFKLENGLRIIIEKINYVSSATVGIWIENGSRNENYKNNGISHFIEHMFFKGTESRNAKEIVEVVENLGGQINAFTGKEATCFYIKVLNSHLELGLELLSDMLFNSKFSVEDIEKEKKVVIEEINMSKDDPEDVLIDLHSYAAFGKDSVALPILGNEQTVSSFTREMLLEYVKSYYIPENSVISICGNFDEDNIHKIIENFFGEWNSNNKKITNYSLPQILNYNLFQNKKIEQLHIGLGLNGIETGNDDIYPMMILNTILGGGASSRLFQKIREDLGMCYSIYSYLSPYINCGMTTIYTSLNPVYAVDAINYIKEELINFSKTEITDDKLLKLKEQIKGNFILGLESTSSRMFRNGRIALFLNKIITPEDIMNKIDSINKEDLRRVMDSTFKLGIQNSAFVGQNFDEELILNLLEKDKVAFENYKSINI
- a CDS encoding YlmC/YmxH family sporulation protein, translated to MEFNNSKFYSEIENYEIININNGERYNYLSNNDIIIDENGEMKFLIINNGKSHFNFFSNSEILEIPWEYVNKIGARTIIVDVEESELKRVNK
- a CDS encoding polyribonucleotide nucleotidyltransferase, whose protein sequence is MNHVFETIIAGRKLRGEFGKLGMLSDCALKISYGDTVVLVNANASDSPREGIDFFPLSIEYQERLYSVGKIPGGFIKREGKPSDKSVLNARAIDRPLRPLFPKGYRNDVQIVCTVLSVEQDNLPNILAMNGASLALCLSSIPFTTPVGTVSVGLLNGEFVINPTSKQREESTLDLTVCATQERVMMIEAGGSEIPEDVMCDAIMFGFEECKKIAKFQEEVMKQYGKTKAEAELYKVDENIEKEVKEFAFDMIKEAMYITDKDERNAAIDKVKEKINEEFAEKYPDNAADINEVVYTTQKYVVRNMILNEERRPDGRGFKKVRPLSSEVGILPRTHGSGVFTRGLTQVMTVATLGAISEVQILDGIGEETSKRYMHHYNFPSYSVGEVKPLRGPNRREIGHGALAEKALEPLIPSEDKFPYAIRLVSEVLSSNGSTSQASVCASTLALLDAGVPIIRPAAGIAMGLVTSQDLKDEVILTDIQGLEDFFGDMDFKVAGTKEGITAIQVDTKIAGLSEECIRNAINDAREARLQILDVINDCIPEPRKEVSAYAPKVFTIRINPDKIKDVIGGGGKTINKIIDETGVKIDIKDDGSVFVTAEDYPSGKRALELIESYAKEVVAGEVYLGRVTKVSNFGAFVEILPGKEGLVHISKLDVKRVNKVEDVVSVGDEILVKVTDIDQMGRINLSRKDAIQDSTKDTEEQNN